The sequence TCAACCCTTTGGCGGTGAAGGTCTTTCAGGCACAGGCCCTAAAGCTGGCGGCCCACATGCGTTATTCCGTCATGCAATTGAACGTACTTACACTGTTAATACAACAGCGATCGGCGGCAATACAAGTTTGGTAACGATGAACGAAGACGATTAGCAAATGAAAAAAAAACTAATCAAAACTTTTCTTATCTATATGCCACTCATATTGATGACAACATTCACGCATGCACATCAATATGAAAAGCGAACATTTGATAAGCATATCATTCATGTTGTTACAATTAATCCTAAAGAATATGACATTCAAATCGTTAAATCGAATGATGGGGCCATAGGACGGGAAACCGTCCCTTCAATGGCAAAACGATCTAAAGCATCCATTGCAATTAATGCTGGTTTTTTTGACATTGGTCATAACATGGATGGCAAAGCAAGCGGTACTTTAATTATTAACGGCAAAAAATATGGGCTCAAAAACCGTATACAACCCCTTTTAGTCATTAATGCTCAAAAATTATCTATAACAGAAGCAAATCCAACGCATTATCCATCAACAAACCATTCAATGGTGTCAGGCATTCCGTGCCTGATCCAGAATAATCATATAAAACAAAATCTTCATCAAAAAACAAGCGATTTTTATAAACAAAATCATGCACGTACGGCAATCGGCACAAAATCTGATGGCACAATTGTAATTATTGTCGCAGAACATCATTATCAAAAAGATTTAACCAGCATTACAATGGGCGAAATACAATCTCTCCTCAACGAAAAAGGTGCCTTCTTAACTGAAAAATATCACCATAAAAATCTTGGTGACCTTACACTTACAGAACTAAAAGAAACCATAAAAGAATTATACAAAACGACTCATGGAGTCGAAGGTTTTACTATTTTAGAACTTGCCAAATTCATGCAAGATTTGGGATGCCAAAATGCCCTAAATTTAGATGGTGGCGGCTCATCTACTTTATGGATTGACGACAAAGTTATCAATCAAACGATTGGTGATACAGATGAAGAGAATGGCGTAGAAACTGTACGCCCTGTTTCAGATGCAATCGTTTTTATAAAAAAAATAAAATAACTACAGATCTACCCAGCAAATATACAGAATTTAAAAATTTGACATTACTAAATACGTACCTATATAGTACATATATAGTAACGAAAGGATTATATTATGGACGCAACTACTTATACACAAGCGCGTAAAAATTTTGCGGCCGTCATGGATCGTGTTTGTGATGATCATGCCCCCATCATTATCACGCGACAAAACGAAAGGCCTGTTGTAATGATTTCACTTGAAGATTACAACGCTATCGAGGAAACGTTGTATCTTATTAGATCTCCTAAAAACGCTTCTAGACTTGCTAAAGCCTTGCAAGAACTTGAGGCTAACAAATTAAAAAAACATGATTTAATCGAGATCTAGATGAACCTATTATTTCTAGAAGATGCATTAGAAGATTACCAATATTGGCTTCAAACGGACAAAACGACGCTCAAAAAAATTAACCAGCTCATCAAAGAATGTATACGCACACCCTATAGTGGTGTCGGCAAACCAGAGCCATTAAAATTTGATTTATCCGGCACGTGGTCAAGAAGAATTAACCAAGAACACCGATTAATTTATAAAATAGAAGATAACAACCTTATTATTCTGCAATGTCGAT is a genomic window of Alphaproteobacteria bacterium containing:
- a CDS encoding phosphodiester glycosidase family protein, which encodes MKKKLIKTFLIYMPLILMTTFTHAHQYEKRTFDKHIIHVVTINPKEYDIQIVKSNDGAIGRETVPSMAKRSKASIAINAGFFDIGHNMDGKASGTLIINGKKYGLKNRIQPLLVINAQKLSITEANPTHYPSTNHSMVSGIPCLIQNNHIKQNLHQKTSDFYKQNHARTAIGTKSDGTIVIIVAEHHYQKDLTSITMGEIQSLLNEKGAFLTEKYHHKNLGDLTLTELKETIKELYKTTHGVEGFTILELAKFMQDLGCQNALNLDGGGSSTLWIDDKVINQTIGDTDEENGVETVRPVSDAIVFIKKIK
- a CDS encoding Txe/YoeB family addiction module toxin, whose protein sequence is MNLLFLEDALEDYQYWLQTDKTTLKKINQLIKECIRTPYSGVGKPEPLKFDLSGTWSRRINQEHRLIYKIEDNNLIILQCRYHY
- a CDS encoding type II toxin-antitoxin system prevent-host-death family antitoxin, which encodes MDATTYTQARKNFAAVMDRVCDDHAPIIITRQNERPVVMISLEDYNAIEETLYLIRSPKNASRLAKALQELEANKLKKHDLIEI